In one window of Leifsonia sp. NPDC080035 DNA:
- a CDS encoding aminotransferase class I/II-fold pyridoxal phosphate-dependent enzyme, producing MSFAPARPLEQLFASRSSIKWRRYPADVLPVFVAEMDFDVEPAILDRVADTLRNSDTGYLDSAGPLAPAFADFAWSAWRWGVDPEWVHLATDVTVGVVETLRLVLPPSGGRVVLTPPVYPPFFEMIEEADAVAVTVPLREDAGWSLDLAGIEAAFAAGADALLLCNPQNPTGRCHSRQSLETLARLAARYGVFVVSDEVHAPLTHPGARFTPFAPVARAAGARAVTATSASKAWNLAGLKCAVVVAAGPESAALLTRLPEELAARTSILGLHANVAALSCLGWRDALLERIVANQRLLEAELAARAPSVTAVRADAGYLVWLDFRATGLGDDPARVLIDVGRVALNSGLAFGEPGRGFARINLACDPSTVVEAVRRIARTVDAVGAEPLAGAVVG from the coding sequence ATGAGTTTCGCACCGGCACGACCCCTGGAGCAGCTGTTCGCCTCCCGGTCGAGCATCAAGTGGCGCCGTTATCCCGCCGATGTGCTGCCGGTGTTCGTCGCGGAGATGGACTTCGACGTCGAGCCCGCCATCCTCGACCGCGTCGCCGACACCCTGCGCAACTCGGACACCGGCTACCTCGACTCCGCGGGACCGCTTGCGCCGGCGTTCGCCGACTTCGCGTGGAGCGCCTGGCGCTGGGGCGTGGACCCGGAGTGGGTGCACCTGGCCACCGACGTCACCGTCGGCGTGGTGGAGACGCTGCGGCTCGTGCTGCCGCCGAGCGGCGGGCGCGTCGTGCTCACTCCCCCTGTCTACCCGCCGTTCTTCGAGATGATCGAGGAGGCGGACGCGGTCGCGGTGACGGTGCCGCTCCGCGAGGATGCCGGCTGGAGTCTCGACCTGGCCGGGATCGAAGCCGCGTTCGCCGCGGGCGCCGACGCCCTGCTGCTCTGCAACCCGCAGAACCCGACCGGCCGATGTCACAGCCGCCAGAGCCTGGAGACGCTCGCGCGTCTCGCCGCCCGCTACGGGGTGTTCGTCGTCAGCGACGAGGTGCACGCGCCGCTGACGCATCCCGGAGCCCGCTTCACCCCGTTCGCGCCCGTCGCCCGCGCGGCCGGTGCGCGCGCCGTCACCGCGACCTCTGCGAGCAAGGCCTGGAACCTCGCCGGCCTCAAGTGCGCGGTCGTCGTCGCCGCGGGGCCGGAGAGCGCGGCCCTGCTGACACGGCTGCCGGAGGAGCTCGCGGCGCGCACCAGCATCCTCGGCCTACATGCCAACGTCGCCGCGCTGTCCTGCCTCGGCTGGCGCGACGCCCTCCTTGAGCGCATCGTCGCCAACCAGCGGCTGCTCGAGGCCGAGCTCGCCGCCAGGGCGCCGAGCGTCACGGCCGTCCGCGCGGACGCGGGCTACCTGGTCTGGCTGGACTTCCGGGCCACGGGCCTCGGCGACGACCCGGCGCGCGTGCTCATCGACGTCGGCAGGGTCGCACTCAACTCCGGCCTAGCCTTCGGGGAACCGGGACGCGGCTTCGCGCGCATCAACCTGGCCTGCGACCCGTCCACGGTCGTGGAGGCGGTGCGCCGCATCGCGCGGACCGTGGACGCCGTCGGCGCCGAACCGCTCGCGGGCGCCGTCGTCGGCTAA
- a CDS encoding aminotransferase class V-fold PLP-dependent enzyme — protein sequence MADDCSRPLDFETRQIHAGAVVDAETSARVTPIYQTAGYVFDDFDDGEDRFAGRARNRAYSRNENPTNAVAGRRIADLEGGVDGIVVASGQAAIAAAVTALAGAGDHILVTRSLYEGTREMFRGVLKRQGIAFEEVPDDATDAEWAARIRPSTRAVYTETLPNPLGQVVDIERIARLAHAGGVPLVVDNTVPTPYLERPIEWGADVVIHSTSKWLSGHGSVIGGAVVDAGRFDWAASGRFPQLTEPPRPGVASFADRFGAAAYLAYLRSVIVLEYGPTVPPTSTFLLLHGIETLSVRMDRHVASAQAVAERLVQHPAVARVHYPGLASDPYNALAAKYLPRGAGSIVTLDLAGGREAARRFIDALRLVSPMTHIGDVRTLAIHLGSTIHAKLTEPEREAAGITPGLVRLSIGLESVRDILEDLERALDAASA from the coding sequence ATGGCTGACGACTGTTCGCGCCCCCTCGACTTCGAGACCCGCCAGATCCACGCCGGCGCGGTCGTGGACGCGGAGACCAGCGCGCGCGTCACCCCGATCTACCAGACGGCCGGGTACGTCTTCGACGACTTCGACGACGGCGAGGACCGCTTCGCCGGCCGGGCCAGGAACCGTGCGTACTCCCGCAACGAGAACCCCACCAACGCCGTCGCCGGACGCCGGATCGCCGACCTGGAGGGCGGTGTCGACGGCATCGTTGTCGCGAGCGGCCAGGCCGCCATCGCGGCGGCGGTCACCGCGCTCGCCGGAGCCGGTGACCACATCCTCGTCACCCGCTCGCTCTACGAGGGCACTCGCGAGATGTTCCGCGGCGTGCTGAAGAGGCAGGGCATCGCGTTCGAGGAGGTGCCGGACGATGCGACGGACGCGGAGTGGGCGGCGCGCATCCGGCCGTCGACCCGCGCGGTCTACACCGAGACGCTGCCGAATCCGCTCGGCCAGGTGGTCGACATCGAGCGCATCGCCCGGCTGGCGCACGCGGGCGGGGTGCCGCTGGTCGTCGACAACACCGTGCCGACGCCGTACCTGGAGCGTCCGATCGAGTGGGGAGCGGACGTCGTCATCCACTCGACGTCCAAGTGGCTGTCCGGCCACGGCTCGGTGATCGGGGGCGCCGTCGTCGACGCCGGGCGGTTCGACTGGGCCGCCTCCGGGCGCTTCCCGCAGCTGACCGAGCCGCCGCGTCCCGGCGTCGCGTCGTTCGCCGACCGATTCGGCGCCGCCGCCTACCTCGCGTACCTGCGCAGCGTGATCGTGCTGGAGTACGGGCCGACGGTGCCGCCGACCTCCACGTTCCTGCTGCTGCACGGCATCGAGACGCTGTCGGTGCGGATGGACAGGCATGTGGCGAGCGCGCAGGCGGTCGCAGAACGGCTGGTGCAGCATCCCGCGGTCGCCCGCGTGCACTACCCGGGCCTCGCCTCCGACCCGTACAACGCGCTCGCCGCGAAGTACCTGCCGCGCGGCGCCGGCTCGATCGTCACGCTCGACCTCGCGGGCGGACGGGAGGCGGCGCGGCGCTTCATCGACGCGCTGCGGCTGGTCTCGCCCATGACCCACATCGGGGACGTGCGGACCCTCGCGATCCACCTCGGCAGCACCATCCACGCGAAGCTGACGGAGCCGGAGCGGGAGGCGGCGGGCATCACGCCCGGGCTCGTGCGGCTCTCCATCGGGCTGGAGAGCGTGCGTGACATCCTGGAGGACCTGGAGCGGGCGCTCGACGCGGCGTCGGCCTGA
- a CDS encoding type II toxin-antitoxin system PemK/MazF family toxin: MASRILSALTRLFRPTARPPVDAEREAEPGRSGAAATVLVDPRRLGRIRTSYNPSTDGDADPGEIVWTWVPYEEADGRGKDRPVLVVAAEPSGSVLAVALTSQAHPARPEYLAIGSGDWDGQHRPSFVRIDRVFRVQQAGMRREAAALDERRFRVVRDALSDRYGWR; this comes from the coding sequence GTGGCATCCCGGATCCTGAGCGCCCTGACGAGGCTGTTCCGTCCGACGGCCCGGCCGCCGGTAGACGCTGAGCGCGAGGCCGAACCCGGGCGCAGCGGCGCGGCGGCGACCGTGCTGGTGGACCCGCGCCGGCTGGGGCGCATCCGCACCTCATACAACCCGAGCACGGACGGCGACGCCGACCCGGGCGAGATCGTCTGGACCTGGGTGCCGTACGAGGAGGCGGACGGCCGCGGCAAGGACCGTCCCGTGCTCGTCGTCGCCGCCGAGCCGTCCGGCTCGGTGCTCGCCGTCGCTCTCACCAGCCAGGCGCATCCCGCACGCCCCGAGTACCTGGCGATCGGATCCGGCGACTGGGACGGGCAGCACCGGCCGAGCTTCGTGCGCATCGACCGCGTCTTCCGGGTGCAGCAGGCGGGGATGCGCAGGGAGGCCGCGGCTCTGGACGAGCGCCGGTTCCGGGTCGTCCGTGATGCTCTGAGCGACCGCTACGGCTGGCGCTGA
- a CDS encoding ammonium transporter has translation MATSQQVDALLLFVCSALTLLIVPGLAFFVGGLAGSAGAARAVRFAATGTAIVVVIGVLGGYGMLAGDPLVAHLIGRPDPGLGSVTGLYPLAHAGYLLAACAVSVTIVGVAVASRITLRAWIVFCVLWCPLVLFPAGYAVFALDDGWAVSGLGVIDFGGALPVGIAAGAAAAGVIMACGRAEHPVTGSRNLPLVSIGGALVWVGWLGLTTGSEGALDRFTPLIALNSFLASAAGCLMWMLVDRVLLRRPTLVSAFCGAFAGLVAVTPASGVLTIGWALLLGALAALACATMVDVAARARFGASMTLTVITIAASLVGLLFIGLFAGGGGMVYSGNFDLFTAQGIAGFAVLICSFLVSALLAFGLRLTIGLTRVRYRARRGIPDPERPDEAVPSDGPAAGRR, from the coding sequence ATGGCGACGAGCCAGCAGGTGGATGCGCTTCTCCTGTTCGTCTGCAGCGCGCTCACCCTGCTGATCGTGCCGGGGCTCGCCTTCTTCGTCGGCGGCCTCGCCGGCAGCGCCGGAGCGGCGCGCGCCGTGCGGTTCGCGGCCACCGGCACGGCGATCGTCGTCGTGATAGGGGTGCTCGGCGGTTACGGGATGCTGGCCGGCGATCCGCTCGTCGCGCACCTGATCGGCCGCCCGGACCCCGGCCTCGGCTCGGTGACCGGTCTCTACCCGCTCGCGCACGCCGGCTACCTGCTCGCGGCGTGCGCGGTCTCCGTGACGATCGTCGGCGTGGCCGTCGCCTCGCGCATCACCCTGCGCGCCTGGATCGTGTTCTGCGTGCTGTGGTGCCCGCTCGTGCTCTTCCCTGCCGGGTACGCCGTGTTCGCGCTCGACGACGGCTGGGCGGTGTCCGGGCTCGGCGTCATCGACTTCGGGGGAGCGCTGCCCGTCGGGATCGCCGCCGGCGCGGCGGCGGCCGGGGTGATCATGGCGTGCGGGAGGGCGGAGCATCCCGTCACCGGCTCGCGCAACCTGCCCCTGGTGTCGATCGGCGGCGCGCTGGTGTGGGTCGGCTGGCTGGGTCTGACGACCGGGTCGGAGGGGGCGCTCGACCGGTTCACGCCGCTGATCGCGCTCAACTCGTTCCTGGCGTCGGCCGCGGGCTGCCTGATGTGGATGCTCGTCGACCGGGTGCTGCTGCGCCGCCCGACGCTGGTGAGCGCCTTCTGCGGCGCCTTCGCCGGCCTTGTGGCGGTGACTCCGGCGTCCGGCGTGCTGACGATCGGCTGGGCCCTGCTGCTCGGTGCTCTGGCCGCCCTGGCCTGTGCGACGATGGTGGACGTCGCCGCGCGCGCCCGGTTCGGCGCCTCCATGACGCTGACCGTCATCACGATCGCGGCGAGCCTGGTCGGCCTGCTCTTCATCGGGCTGTTCGCGGGCGGCGGCGGGATGGTCTACAGCGGCAACTTCGACCTCTTCACCGCGCAGGGGATCGCCGGGTTCGCGGTGCTGATCTGCTCGTTCCTCGTCTCCGCGCTGCTCGCGTTCGGTCTGCGGCTGACGATCGGTCTCACCAGGGTCCGCTATCGTGCCAGGCGTGGCATCCCGGATCCTGAGCGCCCTGACGAGGCTGTTCCGTCCGACGGCCCGGCCGCCGGTAGACGCTGA
- a CDS encoding ammonium transporter has protein sequence MVFHTAADYAEAGTVNSLWLLVAAALVLLMTPGVAFFYGGMVRAKSVISMMMMSFGAMAIVGVLWVFYGYGLAFGTPLIPHVLGTPDWFLSSLMGKDGMTPDLSGLAFAGFQATFAIITVALISGAIADRAKFGSWMVFAAVWVTVVYFPVAFWVFNLSEGWIASVLHVNDFAGGTAVHINAGAAGLALALVLGKRVGFQKGMSKPHNVPLTLLGAALLWFGWFGFNAGSEAAVDGVAAIAWVNTLAAPAAATIGWLVIEKIRDGKPTSIGAASGAVAGLVAITPACNILTPFWAIVLGLVAGAVCALAVDLKFRLGFDDSLDVVGIHLVGGLIGTLWIGFFGFTKVDGKFTSLLYGGSWSQLGAQAIGAFSVLIYSFVLAYAIGWVIQKTMGFRITNEDELAGVDTIVHGEEGYSLETV, from the coding sequence ATGGTGTTCCACACAGCAGCGGACTACGCAGAGGCAGGGACCGTCAACTCCCTGTGGCTGCTCGTCGCCGCAGCCCTCGTCCTGTTGATGACCCCCGGTGTCGCCTTCTTCTACGGCGGCATGGTCCGCGCGAAGAGCGTCATCTCCATGATGATGATGAGCTTCGGCGCCATGGCCATCGTCGGCGTCCTCTGGGTCTTCTACGGTTACGGGCTGGCGTTCGGCACGCCGCTCATCCCGCATGTCCTCGGTACGCCCGACTGGTTCCTGTCCAGCCTGATGGGCAAGGACGGCATGACCCCCGACCTCAGCGGACTCGCCTTCGCCGGTTTCCAGGCCACGTTCGCGATCATCACCGTCGCCCTGATCTCCGGCGCCATCGCCGACCGCGCCAAGTTCGGCTCCTGGATGGTGTTCGCCGCCGTCTGGGTGACGGTCGTCTACTTCCCGGTCGCGTTCTGGGTGTTCAACCTCTCGGAGGGCTGGATCGCCTCCGTCCTGCACGTCAACGACTTCGCAGGCGGCACCGCGGTGCACATCAACGCCGGCGCCGCGGGCCTCGCGCTCGCCCTGGTGCTCGGCAAGCGCGTCGGCTTCCAGAAGGGGATGAGCAAGCCGCACAACGTGCCGCTCACGCTCCTCGGCGCCGCACTGCTGTGGTTCGGCTGGTTCGGCTTCAACGCCGGGTCGGAGGCCGCGGTGGACGGCGTCGCCGCGATCGCCTGGGTGAACACCCTCGCCGCGCCGGCGGCCGCGACGATCGGCTGGCTGGTGATCGAGAAGATCAGGGACGGCAAGCCCACCTCCATCGGCGCCGCGTCCGGAGCCGTCGCCGGCCTCGTCGCGATCACCCCGGCCTGTAACATCCTGACCCCGTTCTGGGCCATCGTCCTCGGCCTCGTCGCCGGCGCGGTGTGCGCGCTCGCGGTCGACCTGAAGTTCCGGCTCGGCTTCGACGACTCGCTCGACGTGGTCGGCATCCACCTGGTCGGCGGCCTGATCGGAACGCTGTGGATCGGCTTCTTCGGCTTCACCAAGGTGGACGGCAAGTTCACCAGCCTGCTCTACGGCGGAAGCTGGAGCCAGCTCGGCGCCCAGGCCATCGGCGCATTCAGCGTTCTGATCTACTCGTTCGTGCTTGCCTACGCCATCGGCTGGGTCATCCAGAAGACGATGGGCTTCCGGATCACGAACGAGGACGAGCTCGCGGGCGTCGACACCATCGTCCACGGCGAGGAGGGGTACTCGCTCGAGACAGTCTGA
- the zapE gene encoding cell division protein ZapE, whose amino-acid sequence MTLEKTGALPRLADRSPQITGSEIAASLVPPSQFEHASFDSYRPDHDYPSQSEAVSTLKLFAKSWEPQRPAGLFSRSRKKVEAMKPGVYLDGGFGVGKTHLLAALWHEAPGPKYFGTFIEYTALVGALGYAGAVDLLRGSTLICIDEFELDDPGDTMMMTRMLGELVASGTRIAATSNTPPNALGEGRFAASDFLREIQSLSSNFQTLRIDGLDYRRRDTSGAAVTVDDAEYDRVLSALSARGETATSDGFADLIAHLATVHPSRYIKMLDGVDVIGLSGVTVLHDQMAALRLVAFIDRVYDAEIPIVQTGVALSEVFDEEMLGGGYRKKYLRSVSRMIALTAGELPPHDA is encoded by the coding sequence ATGACGCTCGAGAAGACCGGAGCCCTTCCGCGCCTCGCGGACCGTTCGCCGCAGATCACCGGATCCGAGATCGCCGCGAGCCTGGTGCCCCCGTCGCAGTTCGAGCACGCCAGCTTCGACTCGTACCGCCCCGACCACGACTACCCGTCGCAGTCCGAGGCCGTCTCGACCCTCAAGCTGTTCGCCAAGTCGTGGGAGCCGCAGCGTCCCGCCGGCCTGTTCAGCCGCAGCCGCAAGAAGGTGGAGGCGATGAAGCCGGGCGTCTACCTCGACGGCGGCTTCGGCGTCGGCAAGACGCACCTCCTCGCCGCGCTCTGGCACGAGGCGCCGGGTCCCAAGTACTTCGGCACGTTCATCGAGTACACCGCCCTGGTCGGCGCCCTCGGCTACGCAGGCGCGGTCGACCTGCTGCGCGGGTCCACCCTGATCTGCATCGACGAGTTCGAGCTCGACGACCCGGGCGACACGATGATGATGACAAGGATGCTCGGCGAGCTCGTCGCCTCCGGCACCCGCATCGCCGCCACCAGCAACACCCCGCCGAACGCGCTCGGCGAGGGCCGGTTCGCCGCGAGCGACTTCCTGCGCGAGATCCAGTCGCTGTCCTCGAACTTCCAGACGCTGCGCATCGACGGCCTCGACTACCGCCGCCGCGACACCTCCGGCGCCGCAGTGACGGTGGACGACGCCGAGTACGACCGGGTGCTGTCCGCCCTCTCCGCCCGCGGTGAGACCGCGACCAGCGACGGGTTCGCCGACCTGATCGCGCACCTGGCGACCGTGCATCCCTCCCGCTACATCAAGATGCTCGACGGCGTGGACGTCATCGGCCTGTCCGGAGTCACCGTGCTGCACGACCAGATGGCGGCGTTGCGACTCGTGGCGTTCATCGATCGCGTTTACGACGCCGAGATCCCGATCGTGCAGACCGGCGTCGCGCTCAGCGAGGTGTTCGACGAGGAGATGCTCGGCGGCGGCTACCGCAAGAAGTACCTGCGCTCGGTCTCGCGCATGATCGCGCTCACTGCGGGAGAGCTGCCTCCGCACGACGCGTAG
- a CDS encoding sulfurtransferase, which produces MAIAHDPSPAFTGYAHPERLVSTEWLAEHLGEEGLVVVESDEDVLLYDTGHIPGSVKIDWHTDLNDPVVRDYVSAERFAELLGSKGIARDTTVVIYGDKNNWWAAYALWVFTLFGHEDVRLLDGGRDKWIAEGRELTREVPSPAPVEYPVVERDDTVVRAFKEDVLTHLGLVRSGRGALIDVRSPEEYSGERTEIPGYPTEGALRAGHIPSAQSVPWARAAAPDATFKRRQELEEVYLGGAGLKPGDEVIAYCRIGERSSHTWFVLTHLLGFENVRNYDGSWTEWGSAVRVPIVTGSEPGEIPAGAAK; this is translated from the coding sequence ATGGCCATCGCGCACGACCCGTCTCCCGCCTTCACCGGCTACGCCCACCCGGAGCGCCTGGTCAGCACCGAGTGGCTCGCGGAGCACCTCGGGGAAGAAGGACTGGTCGTCGTGGAATCGGACGAGGACGTGCTGCTGTACGACACCGGCCACATTCCCGGGTCCGTGAAGATCGACTGGCACACCGACCTCAACGACCCGGTCGTGCGCGACTACGTGAGCGCGGAACGGTTCGCCGAGCTGCTCGGCTCGAAGGGCATCGCCAGGGACACGACGGTGGTCATCTACGGCGACAAGAACAACTGGTGGGCCGCATACGCGCTCTGGGTGTTCACGCTGTTCGGCCACGAGGACGTCCGCCTGCTCGACGGCGGCCGCGACAAGTGGATCGCCGAAGGCAGGGAGCTCACCAGGGAGGTCCCCTCCCCCGCTCCCGTCGAATACCCGGTGGTCGAGCGCGACGACACGGTCGTGCGCGCGTTCAAGGAGGATGTGCTCACGCACCTCGGGCTCGTCCGCTCCGGACGAGGGGCCCTGATCGACGTCCGCTCCCCCGAGGAGTACAGCGGCGAGCGCACCGAGATCCCCGGCTACCCGACCGAGGGCGCGCTGCGGGCGGGGCACATCCCGTCGGCGCAGTCCGTTCCGTGGGCGCGCGCCGCGGCCCCGGACGCGACCTTCAAGCGCCGCCAGGAGCTCGAGGAGGTCTACCTCGGCGGGGCCGGCCTGAAGCCGGGCGACGAGGTCATCGCGTACTGCCGCATCGGCGAGCGCTCCAGCCACACCTGGTTCGTGCTCACGCACCTGCTCGGCTTCGAGAACGTCCGCAACTACGACGGCTCGTGGACGGAGTGGGGCTCCGCCGTGCGCGTCCCGATCGTGACCGGTTCCGAGCCGGGCGAGATCCCCGCGGGCGCGGCGAAGTGA
- a CDS encoding SufE family protein: MTDLTGTLAEIRDDFQALEQNDRLQLLLEFSDELPELPERYRDHPDLLERVEECQAPVFIFVEVDAAGIVHLYATAPKEAPTTRGFASILVQGLAGLTADQVLAVPDDFPQTLGLAQAVSPLRLRGMSALLGRAKRQVRAKLAA, from the coding sequence ATGACCGACCTCACCGGCACGCTCGCGGAGATCCGCGACGACTTCCAGGCCCTGGAGCAGAACGACCGCCTTCAGCTGCTGCTGGAGTTCTCGGACGAGCTGCCCGAGCTGCCGGAGCGCTACCGCGACCACCCGGACCTGCTGGAGCGGGTGGAGGAGTGCCAGGCGCCGGTGTTCATCTTCGTCGAAGTGGATGCGGCGGGCATCGTGCACCTGTACGCGACGGCCCCGAAGGAGGCGCCGACGACGCGCGGCTTCGCGTCCATCCTGGTCCAGGGCCTCGCCGGCCTGACCGCGGACCAGGTGCTCGCCGTCCCGGACGACTTCCCGCAGACCCTGGGGCTCGCCCAGGCGGTCTCGCCGCTCCGCCTCCGCGGCATGTCGGCCCTGCTCGGCCGCGCCAAGCGCCAGGTCCGCGCGAAGCTCGCCGCCTGA
- a CDS encoding alpha/beta fold hydrolase, with amino-acid sequence MATTSTGSGRGRGLGRAIGVTAAIAAGLALATAAGAALVMSRVALTVITPVRRRPQNQLIRRADEDLGTVTLKDTPDAAMPGRFGLWFGAETGYAKVGGLLVRADGSVTRELERVEFGDLRPGRARISGYYYLDPEELGLPVSSVRVQTELGEAPAWLFPAPEGADGDRWVIQVHGWGATRQEALRAVPTFHAAGYTSLLASYRNDGDAPESADRRYGLGGTEWRDIDAAIRFAADSGARSIVLMGWSMGGAVVLQTVTRSANLDLVTGMVLESPVIDWVDTLQYQANLLRLPEPIAQGAMRLMEATWGGPITGLGAPIDLASMDFVARAADLRLPVLLLHSSDDGFVPDNGSRALAQARSDIVTFVPFTGALHTKLWNYDEEKWTTAVRTWLESQVA; translated from the coding sequence ATGGCGACGACCAGCACGGGATCGGGCAGGGGCAGGGGACTCGGACGGGCGATCGGTGTCACCGCCGCGATCGCGGCAGGGCTCGCGCTCGCCACGGCGGCCGGTGCCGCACTGGTGATGAGCCGGGTCGCGCTGACGGTGATCACCCCCGTGCGCCGTCGCCCGCAGAACCAGCTGATCCGCCGCGCGGACGAGGACCTCGGCACCGTGACGCTGAAGGACACACCGGACGCCGCGATGCCCGGCCGCTTCGGACTGTGGTTCGGTGCGGAGACCGGCTACGCGAAGGTCGGCGGGCTGCTGGTGCGCGCGGACGGCAGCGTCACCCGCGAGCTGGAGCGTGTCGAGTTCGGCGACCTGCGGCCGGGGCGGGCACGGATCAGCGGCTACTACTACCTCGATCCGGAGGAGCTCGGCCTTCCCGTCTCCAGCGTCCGGGTGCAGACCGAACTGGGCGAGGCGCCGGCGTGGCTGTTCCCCGCGCCGGAGGGTGCGGACGGCGACCGCTGGGTGATCCAGGTGCACGGCTGGGGCGCCACCCGGCAGGAGGCGCTGCGCGCGGTGCCGACCTTCCACGCGGCCGGGTACACAAGCCTGCTCGCCTCCTACCGCAACGACGGCGACGCCCCCGAGAGCGCGGACCGCCGCTACGGGCTCGGCGGGACGGAGTGGCGGGACATCGACGCGGCCATCCGCTTCGCCGCGGACAGCGGCGCCCGCTCGATCGTGCTGATGGGCTGGTCGATGGGCGGCGCGGTCGTGCTGCAGACCGTCACCCGCTCGGCGAACCTCGACCTGGTGACCGGCATGGTGCTGGAGTCGCCGGTGATCGACTGGGTGGACACGCTGCAGTACCAGGCGAACCTGCTGCGCCTCCCCGAGCCGATCGCCCAGGGCGCGATGCGGCTCATGGAGGCCACCTGGGGAGGGCCGATCACCGGACTCGGCGCCCCGATCGACCTCGCGAGCATGGACTTCGTCGCGCGGGCGGCCGACCTGCGCCTGCCCGTGCTCCTGCTGCACAGCTCGGACGACGGCTTCGTACCCGACAACGGGTCGCGGGCGCTGGCGCAGGCGCGCAGCGACATCGTCACCTTCGTCCCGTTCACCGGAGCGCTGCACACCAAGCTCTGGAACTACGACGAGGAGAAGTGGACGACCGCCGTCCGCACCTGGCTGGAGTCGCAGGTCGCGTAG
- a CDS encoding DUF3000 domain-containing protein, producing MPTPTSTPPVPVAFAAALQSIRTAKSRSELVITEIPAPGQLAPYAVALAADVHPARHGDDSDLGTGRFILLYDPDEPEAWGGPFRIVCFAQAPLETDIGLDPFLADVAWSWLVDALDARGARYTAASGTATKIISTGFGELAKQGDGAQIELRASWSPLETDIAAHVEGWGELLCMLAGLPPAGEGVSLLTTRRTPRG from the coding sequence GTGCCGACACCAACTTCGACCCCGCCCGTGCCGGTGGCGTTCGCCGCGGCGCTGCAGTCGATCCGCACAGCGAAGTCCCGCAGCGAGCTCGTGATCACCGAGATCCCCGCACCGGGGCAGCTCGCGCCGTACGCCGTCGCCCTCGCCGCGGACGTTCATCCCGCGCGGCACGGGGACGACTCCGATCTCGGCACCGGACGCTTCATCCTGCTCTACGACCCCGACGAGCCGGAGGCATGGGGCGGCCCGTTCCGCATCGTCTGCTTCGCCCAGGCGCCGCTGGAGACCGACATCGGCCTCGACCCGTTCCTCGCCGACGTGGCGTGGTCCTGGCTGGTCGACGCGCTCGACGCCCGCGGCGCCCGGTACACGGCGGCCAGCGGCACGGCGACCAAGATCATCTCGACGGGATTCGGCGAGCTCGCCAAGCAGGGCGACGGCGCACAGATCGAGCTCCGCGCATCCTGGAGCCCGCTGGAGACCGACATCGCCGCGCACGTCGAGGGCTGGGGAGAGCTGCTCTGCATGCTCGCGGGTCTGCCGCCGGCCGGCGAAGGGGTGAGCCTGCTCACGACGAGACGGACACCGCGTGGCTGA